The proteins below come from a single Micromonas commoda chromosome 8, complete sequence genomic window:
- a CDS encoding predicted protein codes for MAPQDEPLPFTRDACLRALGLDPSTRHDASSIDRAYRRKLFTNHPDTSGVAGSPESLNRVIHARNMLSSGSFGSRGGGGRYAPSSDGYTPMSDAYSREEFYRWRERRWGGDKDPIGLWRFRTLGFRSFAGNVRLGLGAAFMATACTLAWARHTEKRRKKERSPRLRAAMGLRAED; via the coding sequence atggcCCCGCAGGACGAGCCGCTTCCCTTCACGAGGGATGCgtgcctccgcgcgctcggactCGACCCGTCCACCCGCCACGACGCCTCGTCCATCGACCGCGCCTATCGCCGTAAGCTTTTCACCAACCACCCGGATACTTCCGGCGTCGCTGGCAGCCCCGAGAGCCTCAATCGCGTCATCCACGCGCGAAACATGCTCTCGTCCGGTTCATTCGGAtcacgcggcgggggaggtcGGTatgcgccgtcgtcggacggGTACACCCCCATGAGCGACGCGTACTCGCGCGAAGAGTTCTACCGCTGGCGAGAACGCAGATGGGGCGGAGACAAGGACCCGATTGGTTTGTGGAGGTTCCGCACGCTGGGGTTTCGGTCGTTCGCGGGAAACGTGCGCTTGGGAttgggcgccgcgttcatgGCCACCGCGTGCACGCTGGCGTGGGCGAGGCACACCGAGAAGAGACGGAAAAAGGAGCGGTCCCCGAGGCTGAGAGCGGCGATGGGGCTGCGAGCCGAAGACTGA
- a CDS encoding predicted protein — translation MPGASRSGAASGSGQSGGESTWARDQAVELLNGAKLSTDAAAKSTHLKQLAELVIRKDPSLLGEFLEPLLELQVDPAVAVRKTLVSLCEEIATGNPQHLARCIATLRALLKDAAPAVVKQAAKASGPVFREALIEAATKGEGPRVPKEVTDMWTAAKALKDDVRRLVLADRVNDGVRMQAVKFLELAVVLFHGREWGAGIVRDGHATVSLDALATEADDLMGVLLECLKPETCAAQAGTVTLVMIGAATSVMGKLPIYTDFALPALLELAAANVAGDAGDAKSAATASMAKELRSTLLNALKSSGERNEIAEYKSELVTALQELGATEEVETWRRQEERAAQKRKEREERAEQERVKRQRVGAGGTGRGFELAPDEIEIETATPPDLMRQVLSTIGTLAENDRAMLRAFVTQLAPDVLADVVLSQLANTDSVNRRTMIDVEAGAGRGVETFVLDAMAAHERGDHGATRAPRALTDKERLMMGAGDSDGDLAHLVADDEGDAEMENAQLAAEEADRGRSGSKKGSKGKKGSKAADLGETKCAALTAEQVRHHGKGALTRIVQAADPGGPVARMGGLRLQNVLLTRLACAAVAAAASAEGPDAAGAVGGAALHHGGGGGALAETASSAALIAGAQTPSAGILEYLVSALPDRGAAFAATRLLGAIFVNQTLGLMGTTSDGGEKEAESSSAKDKASKTSIHRVGPYARTLMTLAVGLIDSQTPARREHFTRLLLDAPAIPPPAIALLRATCALPPQGPARKEIKREGDDAMDVDADVDTDVDAWGFGASADGETFSWAGTPLPKSPESLSVALETVRCLIERRPVVRAQCLEIALECAVSPNEDVRTRAVRLVSQRLHGVKTLATGIEAFALHHLDEASAEGKRALEEATRLAEKASESLARAKEKKVKAEKERAIKAAKLKAEAEGRAYKPGDEDGPASSSVTEEDARKKEEAAAAEEAAARERMTSVAVGDAVRATARHVALFCALCNRNNSLLPRLFDFYAKLPEILRPAVVEGVAFDSLVRHVGPACDALVAAIAQPPRGAETLVRRAVEVLADTSEYSEAEAQALAAAALEAGEEAKPPPPKQAPAALIAAVEKLAAANGDDVTYLVPLLGSFDAKRVKALMPRLVGSAPEIFSAALDRLTASIPPKPLTAPEIIVALHDVDPARDGVPLKRIIDACGACFERPDVFPAEALAAALQKMVEFTPLPLLFMRTVIQAETAAPTLREFTLGLLRTLARRQVWRMDPKIWEGFARCAKRSAPRSFPLLCELPPSALGEMLGKFPAMRQPLLAYASAPAVQSGISRAIMAVLQEDKQQQG, via the coding sequence ATGCCCGGCGCTTCacgctccggcgccgcgtccggcagCGGCCAATCGGGCGGCGAGAGCACGTGGGCCAGGGACCAGGCTGTGGAGCTGCTCAACGGCGCGAAGCTGTCCACCGATGCGGCCGCGAAGTCCACTCACCTGAagcagctcgccgagctcgtgaTCCGCAAGGACCCGTCGCTGCTCGGCGAGTTCCTCGAGCCCTTGTTGGAGCTCCAGGTGGATCCGGCGGTGGCCGTGCGCAAGACGCTGGTGAGCCTGTGCGAAGAGATCGCGACGGGGAATCCGCAGCACCTCGCGAGGTGCATCGCGACGCTCCGGGCGTTGCTCAAGgatgccgcccccgcggtggtGAAACAGGCCGCGAAAGCCTCCGGCCCGGTgttccgcgaggcgctcatcgaggcggcgacgaagggcgAGGGTCCCCGGGTGCCCAAGGAAGTCACCGACATGTGGACCGCCGCTAAGGCGCTGAAGGACGACGTCCGGAGGCTGGTGCTCGCCGATCGCGTCAACGACGGGGTGCGGATGCAGGCTGTCAAattcctcgagctcgccgtcgtgctCTTCCACGGCCGCGAGTGGGGCGCGGGGAtcgtgcgcgacggccaCGCCACCGtctcgctcgacgccctcgccaccgaggcggacgacctCATGGGCGTCCTGCTCGAGTGCCTCAAACCGgagacgtgcgccgcgcaggcgggGACGGTGACGCTGGTCATGATCGGCGCCGCCACGTCGGTGATGGGCAAGCTGCCCATATACACCGATTTCGCGCTGCCGGCGCTGCTggaactcgcggcggcgaacgtggcgggggacgcgggggacgccaagagcgccgccaccgcgtccatggcCAAGGAGCTTCGATCGACGCTGTTGAACGCGCTGAAATCGAGCGGCGAGCGAAACGAAATCGCAGAGTACAAGTCTgagctcgtcaccgcgcttcaggagctcggcgcgacggaggaggtggagacgTGGCGACGgcaggaggagcgcgcggcgcagaagcgcaaggagcgcgaggagcgcgccgagcaggaGAGGGTCAAGcgtcagcgcgtcggcgccggcgggacgGGACGAGGTTTCGAACTGGCGCCCGACGAGATCGAGAtcgagacggcgacgccgcccgatTTGATGCGTCAGGTGCTCAGCACGATCGGCACTCTCGCGGAGAACGACCGCGCGAtgctccgcgcgttcgtcacgcagctcgcccccgacgtcctcgcggacgtGGTCCTGTCGCAGCTCGCGAACACCGATTCGGTGAACAGGCGGACGAtgatcgacgtcgaggcgggcgcggggcggggcgtcgagactttcgtgctcgacgcgatggcggcgcacgaacgcggcgatcacGGCGCTACtagggcgccgcgcgcgttgaCGGACAAGGAGAGGCTCATGATGGGCGCCGGGgacagcgacggcgacctcgcgcatctcgtcgcggacgacgaaggcgacgcggagatggagaacgcacagctggcggcggaggaggcggaccGAGGAAGGTCGGGCTCTAAGAAGGGATCCAAGGGGAAGAAGGGAtccaaggcggcggacctcggcgAGACCAAGTGCGCCGCGTTGACGGCGGAGCAGGTGCGGCACCACGGCAAGGGCGCGTTGACCCGAATCGTGCAGGCGGCGGACCCCGGCGGACCCGTCGCGAGGATGGGCGGCTTGCGGCTGCAGAACGTCTTGCTGACCCGgctcgcctgcgccgccgtcgccgccgccgcgtccgcggagggaccggacgcggcgggcgccgtgggcggcgcggcgttgcaccacggcggcggcggcggggcgctcgcggagacggcgtcgtccgcggcgctcatcgcgggtGCGCAgacgccctccgcgggtATCCTGGAGTACCTCGTCTCGGCGCTgcccgaccgcggcgccgcctttgccgccACCCGGCTGTTGGGCGCGATCTTCGTCAACCAGACCCTGGGCCTGATGGGGACGACATCCGACGGGGGCGAGAAGGAAGccgagtcgtcgtccgccaaGGATAAGGCGTCCAAGACTTCTATCCATCGCGTGGGTCCGTACGCGAGGACGCTGATGACCCTCGCGGTGGGACTCATCGACTCCCAGACCCCGGCTCGCAGGGAGCACTTCACGAGGCTTTTactcgacgcgcccgcgattcCGCCCCCGGCGATTGCGCTGCTgagggcgacgtgcgcgctcccgccgcagGGACCAGCGCGGAAAGAAATCAagcgcgagggagacgacgccatggacgtggacgctgacgtggatactgacgtggacgcgtgGGGCTttggcgcgtcggcggacggcgagacGTTTTCGTGGGCCGGGACGCCGCTGCCGAAATCTCCGGAGTCGCTCTCCGTGGCGCTCGAGACGGTCCGATGTCTCATCGAACGCCGACCCGTGGTTCGCGCGCAGTGCCTGGAGATCGCGCTGGAGTGCGCGGTTTCGCCGAACGAGGACgtgcgaacgcgcgcggttcGGTTGGTGTCGCAGAGACTCCACGGCGTCAAAACCTTGGCGACGGGCATCGAGGCTTTCGCGCTGCAtcacctcgacgaggcgagcgccgagggtAAAAGAgcgctggaggaggccaCGCGActggcggagaaggcgagcGAATCGCTCGCACGCGCCAAGGAGAAAAAGGTAAAGGCGGAAAAGGAACGGGCGATCAAGGCTGCGAAGCTCAAGGCGGAAGCCGAGGGTCGCGCGTACAagcccggcgacgaagacggaCCCGCTAGCTCGTCGgtcaccgaggaggacgcgcggaagaaggaggaggcggcggcggcggaggaggcggcggcgcgggagaggatgacgtcggtggcggtgggcgacgccgtgcgcgccaccgcgaggcaCGTCGCGCTCTTCTGCGCGCTGTGCAACCGCAACAACTCGCTCCTGCCCCGGCTGTTTGACTTTTACGCGAAATTGCCGGAGATTTTGCGCCCCGCCGTGGTCGAGGGCGTGGCGTTCGACTCGCTCGTCAGGCACGTGGGtcccgcgtgcgacgcgctggtcgccgccatcgcgcagcccccgcgcggcgccgagacgcTGGTGCGCAGGGCGGTGGAGGTGCTGGCGGACACGTCGGAGTAttccgaggctgaggcgcaggcgctggcggcggcggcgctggaagccggcgaggaggccaagcccccgccgccgaagcaggctcccgccgcgctcatcgcggccgtggagaagctcgcggccgcgaacggcgacgacgtcacctACCTCGTCCCCCTGCTCGGATCGTTCGACGCCAAACGCGTCAAGGCGCTGATGCCGCGGCTGGTTGGCTCCGCCCCCGAGATCTTCTCCGCCGCTTTGGACAGgctcaccgcgtcgatccCGCCCAAGCCACTCACCGCGCCGGAGATCATCGTCGCCCTGCACGACGTGGACcccgcgagggacggcgTGCCGCTGAAACGAAtcatcgacgcgtgcggcgcctGTTTCGAACGACCGGATGTGTTTCCCGcagaggcgctcgccgcggcgctgcagaAGATGGTCGAGTTTacgccgctgccgctgcTCTTCATGCGCACGGTGATAcaggcggagacggcggcgcccacgctgCGGGAGTTCACGCTCGGGCTGTTGAGgacgctcgcgaggcggCAGGTGTGGAGGATGGATCCGAAGATTTGGGAGGGGTTCGCTCGATGCGCCAagcgatcggcgccgcggtcgtttCCGCTGCTGTGCGAgctgccgccgtcggcgctggGCGAGATGTTGGGTAAGTTTCCCGCGATGCGGCAGCCGCTGCTGGcgtacgcgagcgcgccggcggtgcaGTCGGGGATATCGAGGGCGATCATGGCGGTTCTGCAGGAGGATAAGCAGCAGCAGGGGTGA
- a CDS encoding predicted protein, with amino-acid sequence MTVVRRARPTGVTARVSAGRRVATTALPVGKSLSARTRPRAATVARAQDDDKPQTRGGDDEPDRDEDGLYIGTYSNFFTDPDQLKGVVIFCAFLASFLSLGNIGAAILLPILYDQPISTCIQGILFGYYCPGQDGPI; translated from the coding sequence atgacggtcgttcgccgcgcgagacCCACGGGGGTTACCGCGCGAGTAagcgcggggaggagggtGGCCACCACGGCGTTGCCAGTTGGCAAATCGCTCTCGGCCCGGACTCgtccgagggcggcgacggtggccaGGGCGCAGGACGACGATAAGCCCCAGACgcggggcggtgacgacgaacccgacagggacgaggacgggctCTACATCGGCACTTACTCCAACTTCTTCACCGACCCCGATCAGCTCAAGGGGGTCGTCATATTCTGCGCGTTTCTCGCATCGTTTCTGAGCCTGGGCAACATCGGAGCCGCGATCTTGCTCCCGATCCTGTACGATCAACCCATCAGCACGTGCATCCAGGGCATCCTCTTCGGATACTACTGTCCGGGACAGGACGGGCCCATCTAA
- a CDS encoding SNF2 super family (Predicted chromatin remodeling protein similar to Homo Sapiens CHD1L (chromodomain helicase DNA binding protein 1-like), a subgroup within the SNF2 superfamily of ATP dependent helicases. ChromDB ID: CHR20112; Snf2, Ris1, Rad26 superclasses), giving the protein MGADSAAARPDEGGATAARIAADKKVASQLASAGAPKGPARSDVTDPAEEIAGTRAPEADAVVSKPTADAPASPDDPMDVDGDAPSAKKAPKPGKLKGSKGRSKMQAKRGGDSGDDEDADDSGADMDAEDNAPDPDDVEDAADPADGDQPKPKQTRKVIGDGFVHYAADVYVQSSARPGTGHIDLTFQLYDAEGEYYPFKNCDATGHYHPVKDAPLLRSKIAVQRYLERDGMTPEDAERFAAEFQAREFVESIPIEVVPREAPPRRKAAANAAKYKDVSSDDDMSDLMEAGETAPLKPGDDGYESEEDEDKIEKILLALEPGDIDAAELEELGSDDAKAFAKLVLEGKWAPPTPKKKKPVKPKPKKQKRGKKAEPEEEEEEAPLPPLLYCVKWEGCSHRRRSWETEGGVVDAKGKYKLNNFQRQYRVDPDSCQEGFHPDYLLIDRIIDEREADDDDEDADDSPHSKRSDESASAEKAEYLVKWRGLNYSDATWEAADWLKSDVDAKEISRFRLRNSVKDKRKVHAAAAERAKSGGKPPAKPKPPAFKNGMTLRDYQVTSFEWMIGNYRRRTNVILGDEMGLGKTAQCISVMEHVRTEQLRAPRPFLVIAPLTTLGHWKREIEKWTDMNVVLMDGNAKDREIIESTEFWFPGKAPGKGPAKFDVLLVSFETARRLTELIASFEWAACVCDEAHKLKDVNSLTTKAVMEIGYDWLLLLTGTPIQNNVKELFGIMHVLDPEKYPSWEHFQESMLDGGGREVDAEQVMRLREVLKPRMLRRMKEDVEKIPAKEEIVVWVELTPEQRAYYRMIYEKQVHVLMDGNKSKNVPQLRNLCMELRKVCNHPFLCDGMEEDFANKKKRAVELAAEKAAKEAVEKGLEPPAAPAPPQPLDMITQSSGKMMLLNKLLPKLKAEGHKVLIFSQFAIVLNILSDYLDLMGYEHERLDGSTSQADRQAGIDRFNTPGKGFVYLLSTRAGGMGITLTAADTAIIYDSDWNPQNDLQAMARCHRIGQTKEVKVYRLVTKATYEQSLFETSSKKYGLDEAVLGGGEGGFGAGKAKEDAKKINELLKYGVHGALRDASGEEARAFAEEDIDSILHNRAEHRAIGSRAGNTFSTATFNVGDAKNIDVESEKFWEEMLPEAVKRREEEAANDAAWGVDARFRVQGPRKRAKIGMYKEGARGIGFGAFRRGEKSGDSENDYSSSESEDDRETRAAKRRTKRAKVESERRDGWVDREIKAIEEALFTFGPGRNNDCVRAVKEARQSGSLEDNRTFSECKSVALALLDMVDGVGKICKESQEAKSEAEDGRKGGKVERCAVCASSKKGRCGTETAPKSCLNLSDELRARMNAADEDADTAVPVGMTRATWDAVIACCEGVLNSHEDSLPPAAFSSLGRPCVYKRMSSGWARGTKAIKERNALAGTIEAPEYAPAPGSFDETDGPEPPPEKDEFEFSEMMKPTSGGWSRWWGKECDAALLRGSLRYGFSPWSQADLEAQFECILKDKTLWFAMNDVVAPDEDEDKKADAEHSKRVKAANAVHEEAKKALNDENDKETHEAKLKERREMLEEANKIADEGPKRMPGRDTLKRRILGLLKNLIDPPAKKELKIKLVKEPKPKKPTKAELAEIRKAERLARDQENAQKFKDSLTGGGNLKVAFKIPKKETAAADAVNDEAAAAAAAAVNDEATQSHPKPKQDQGNGEAPAEISRHTSPAAGATTNDEGAAPAENVDEPKIVDAFGALMTSKKGKMPKKEREPKKEREPKKEREPKKERERKKEKMPKEKRAVADGENGDDAVKPKKRRKKKDAVVVAAAGEVDDAGAEKIPAAAAAAPDPDPKPEAEVELGIGVVAPPRDPSPAVERAAVPAPAVVKPLDFGISEDDDPLTSCVLTSLNANANGNVNGGVRTPAGAAKPQGSSFLTPGSSTGMVRFGKAGGFKKSGVGGVKSGLGPGQTSLFGFFKTPAPAADQERPRAVNTPTTGDFIAM; this is encoded by the coding sequence ATGGGCGcggactccgccgcggcgcgccccgacgagggcggcgccaccgcggcgcgcatcgcggcCGACAAAAAGGTCGCCAGCCAGCTCGcatccgcgggcgcgccgaaggGCCCCGCCAGGTCGGACGTGACCGATCCCGCAGAAGAGatcgcggggacgcgcgcccccgaggctgacgccgtCGTATCCAAGCCCACCGCCGatgcgcccgcgtcgccggatgACCccatggacgtcgacggcgacgcgccatCCGCTAAGAAGGCGCCCAAGCCGGGCAAGCTCAAGGGTTCCAAGGGCAGGTCCAAGATGCAGGCGAAGAGGGGCGGAGActcgggggacgacgaggacgccgacgactcgggcgcggacatggacgccgaggacaacgcgcccgatcccgacgacgtcgaggacgccgccgacccggcggacggcgaccaGCCCAAGCCCAAGCAGACGCGCAAGGTCATCGGCGACGGATTCGTCCActacgccgccgacgtctaCGTGCaatcctccgcgcgccccggcaCCGGGCACATCGACCTCACCTTCCAGCTCTACGACGCCGAGGGGGAGTACTACCCCTTCAAAAACTGCGACGCCACCGGTCACTACCACCCGGTGAAGGACGCCCCGTTGCTCAGGTCCAAGATCGCGGTTCAGCGGTACCTGGAGAGGGACGGGATGACACCGGAAGACGCCGAGaggttcgccgcggagttTCAAGCTCGAGAGTTTGTCGAATCCATCCCGATCGAGGTCGTGCCCCGCGAGGCTCCGCCGAGGCGTAAAGCCGCCGCTAACGCCGCTAAATACAAGGACGtgtcctccgacgacgacatgaGCGACCTGATGGAGGCTGGCGAGACCGCGCCGCTCAaaccgggcgacgacgggtacgagtcggaggaggacgaggacaagATTGAGAAGATtttgctcgcgctcgagccgggcgatatcgacgcggccgagctcgaggagctcggaagcgacgacgccaaggcgttcgCGAAGCTCGTGCTCGAGGGGAAGtgggcgccgcccacgccgaagaagaagaagcccgTCAAACCCAAGCCGAAGAAGCAGAAGCGGGGCAAAAAGGCGGaacccgaggaggaggaggaggaggcgccgctgccgccccTCCTGTACTGCGTGAAGTGGGAGGGGTGCTCGCACAGGCGCCGATCGTGGGAgaccgagggcggcgtcgtggatgCCAAGGGCAAGTACAAGCTCAACAACTTCCAGCGCCAGTACCGCGTCGATCCGGATTCGTGTCAAGAAGGGTTCCACCCCGACTATTTGCTCATAGACCGAATCATCGACGAGCGAGaggcggatgacgacgacgaagacgccgacgatTCCCCGCACTCGAAACGCTCCGACGAATCCGCGTCAGCAGAGAAGGCGGAGTACCTCGTCAAGTGGCGCGGTCTGAACTACTCCGACGCCACGTGGGAAGCGGCCGATTGGCTCAAatccgacgtcgacgcgaaggagatTTCTCGCTTTCGTCTTCGCAACTCCGTCAAGGACAAACGAAAggttcacgccgccgccgcggagcgcgcaaAGTCCGGCGGGAAACCCCCGGCGAAACCCAAGCCCCCCGCGTTCAAGAACGGCATGACCCTCCGGGACTACCAGGTGACCTCCTTCGAGTGGATGATCGGCAACTACCGCCGGCGCACCAACGTCATCCTGGGCGACGAGATGGGCCTCGGTAAGACGGCGCAGTGCATCTCAGTCATGGAGCACGTCCGGACCGAGCAGTtacgcgcgcctcggccttTCTTAGTCATCGCGCCGTTGACCACCTTGGGACACTGGAAGCGCGAGATCGAGAAGTGGACGGACATGAACGTCGTTCTCATGGACGGCAACGCGAAGGATCGCGAGATCATCGAGTCGACCGAGTTTTGGTTCCCCGGAAAGGCACCCGGAAAGGGCCCGGCGAAGTTCGACGTCCTTCTGGTATCCTTCGAGACCGCACGCAGGCTCACGGAGCtcatcgcgtcgttcgagtGGGCCGCGTGCGTCTGCGACGAGGCTCACAAGCTCAAGGATGTCAACTCGCTCACCACCAAAGCCGTCATGGAGATTGGCTACGACTGGCTTTTACTGCTCACGGGAACGCCGATTCAAAACAACGTCAAGGAACTCTTCGGCATCATGCACGTCCTCGACCCGGAGAAGTACCCGAGCTGGGAGCACTTTCAGGAGAGCatgctcgacggcggcggcagggaggtggacgccgagcAGGTCATGCGACTGCGTGAGGTGCTCAAGCCCCGCATGCTCCGCCGCATgaaggaggacgtcgagaaGATTccggccaaggaggagattGTCGTCTGGGTCGAGCTCACCCCGGAGCAGCGCGCGTACTACCGCATGATCTACGAGAAGCAGGTGCACGTGCTGATGGATGGGAACAAGAGCAAGAACGTGCCGCAGCTTCGTAACCTGTGCATGGAACTTCGGAAGGTTTGCAACCACCCGTTTTTGTGCGACGGGATGGAGGAGGATTTCGCAAACAAGAAgaagcgcgccgtcgagctcgccgcggagaaggctgcgAAGGAAGCGGTCGAGAAGGGACTCGAACCCCCGGCCGCACCGGCGCCCCCACAGCCGCTGGACATGATCACGCAGTCCAGCGGTAAGATGATGCTCCTGAACAAGCTCCTCCCGAAGCTCAAGGCTGAGGGGCACAAGGTTCTCATCTTCTCGCAATTTGCCATCGTCCTCAACATCCTCAGCGACTACCTCGACCTCATGGGATACGAACACGAGCGTTTGGACGGCAGCACGTCGCAGGCTGATCGACAGGCTGGAATCGATCGATTCAACACCCCGGGCAAGGGCTTCGTGTACCTCCTGTCGACCAGAGCGGGTGGCATGGGTATCACGCTCACCGCCGCAGACACCGCCATAATCTACGACTCCGATTGGAACCCTCAGAACGACCTGCAGGCCATGGCGCGCTGTCACCGCATCGGCCAGACGAAGGAGGTCAAGGTGTACCGCCTCGTCACCAAGGCGACGTACGAGCAGTCGCTCTTCGAGACGTCCTCGAAGAAGTACGGCCTGGACGAGGCTgtgctgggcggcggcgagggcggcttcggcgccggcaaggcgaaggaggacgccAAGAAGATCAACGAGCTTCTCAAGtacggcgtccacggcgccttgcgcgacgcgtccggcgagGAAGCGAGAGCcttcgcggaggaggacatcGACTCCATCCTTCACAACCGCGCGGAGCATCGGGCCATCGGGTCTCGCGCCGGTAACACCTTCAGCACCGCCACCTTCAatgtcggcgacgccaagaaCATCGACGTCGAGAGCGAGAAATTCTGGGAGGAGATGCTCCCGGAGGCGGTcaagcgccgcgaggaggaggcggcgaacgacgccgcgtggggcgtcgacgccaggTTCCGCGTCCAGGGCCCGCGCAAACGCGCCAAGATTGGCATGTACAAGGAGGGAGCGCGCGGCATCGGCTTTGGCGCcttccgtcgcggcgaaaaaAGCGGCGACTCGGAGAATGACTACTCGTCTTCCGAGAGCGAGGACGaccgcgagacgcgcgccgcgaagcgccggACCAAACGCGCCAAGGTGGAgagcgagcgccgcgacggctgGGTCGACAGGGAGATCAAGGCGATCGAAGAGGCGCTCTTCACGTTTGGCCCCGGCAGGAACAACGACTGCGTCAGAGCCGTCAAAGAGGCTCGCCAGTCGGGCTCGCTCGAGGACAACAGGACCTTCTCCGAGTGCAAATCcgtggcgctggcgctgctCGACATGGTGGACGGCGTGGGTAAGATTTGCAAGGAGTCCCAGGAAGCCAAGTcagaggcggaggacggcAGAAAGGGCGGCAAGGTTGAGCGATGCGCCGtgtgcgcgtcgtccaagAAGGGCAGGTGCGGCACCGAGACCGCCCCCAAGTCGTGCCTCAACCTctccgacgagctccgcgcgcgcatgaacgccgcggacgaggacgccgacacGGCCGTCCCGGTGGGGATGACCCGCGCCACATGGGACGCCGTCATCGCGTGCTGCGAAGGGGTGCTCAACTCGCACGAAGATTCGCTCCCGCCAGCCGCGTTTTCGTCCCTCGGCCGACCTTGCGTGTACAAGCGCATGTCGAGCGGATGGGCGAGGGGAACGAAGGCGATCAAGGAGCgaaacgcgctcgcggggacGATCGAGGCGCCGGagtacgcgcccgcgcccggttCTTTCGATGAGACGGACGgcccggagccgccgccggagaaggATGAGTTTGAATTCTCCGAGATGATGAAGCCAACCTCGGGGGGTTGGTCCCGGTGGTGGGGCAAGgagtgcgacgccgcgttgcTCCGCGGCTCCCTCCGCTACGGCTTCTCCCCTTGGTCGCAAGCCGATCTCGAGGCCCAGTTCGAGTGCATCCTCAAGGATAAGACCCTCTGGTTCGCGATgaacgacgtcgtcgcgcccgacgaggacgaggataaaaaggcggacgccgagcaCTCGAAACGCGTCAAGGCTGCGAACGCCGTCCACGAGGAGGCTAAGAAGGCGCTCAACGACGAAAACGACAAGGAGACGCACGAGGCTAAGCTCAAGGAACGCAGGGAgatgctcgaggaggcgaataaaatcgcggacgagggcccGAAACGCATGCCCGGTCGCGACACTCTGAAACGACGCATCCTCGGTTTGCTCAAGAACCTCatcgacccgcccgcgaagaaggaACTCAAAATCAAGCTCGTCAAGGAGCCCAAGCCCAAGAAGCCCAccaaggctgagctcgcgGAGATTCGCAAGGCTGAGCGGCTGGCGCGCGACCAGGAGAACGCGCAAAAGTTCAAGGATTccctcaccggcggcggcaacctcAAGGTTGCGTTTAAGATTCCTAAAAAagaaaccgccgccgccgacgccgtcaacgacgaagccgccgccgccgccgccgccgccgtcaacgaCGAAGCCACCCAAAGCCACCCGAAGCCCAAACAGGACCAGGGAAACGGGGAGGCCCCCGCGGAGATATCACGACATACttctcccgccgcgggggcgacgacgaacgatgagggcgccgcgccagccgaGAATGTCGACGAACCAAaaatcgtcgacgcgttcggggcTCTCATGACGTCCAAGAAGGGGAAGATGCCgaagaaggagcgcgagccgaagaaggagcgcgagccgaagaaggagcgcgagccgaagaaggagcgcgagcgaaaGAAGGAGAAGATGCCGAAGGAGAAgcgggccgtcgccgatggcgagaatggggacgacgccgtcaagcCGAAGAAGAGGCGCAAAAAGAaggacgcggtcgtcgtcgccgccgcgggcgaagtcgacgacgcgggcgcggagaagatccccgccgcggccgccgcagcccccgaccccgaccctAAGCCCGAGGCAGAGGTCGAGCTCGGAATCGGCGTCGTGGCGCCCCCTCGAGACCCAtcccccgccgtcgagcgcgcagccgtgcccgcgccggctGTCGTTAAACCGCTCGACTTTGGCATCTCCGAAGACGACGATCCGCTCACCTCGTGCGTGCTCACCTCGCTCAACGCCAACGCCAACGGCAACGTCAACGGCGGGGTCAGGactcccgcgggcgcggccaAGCCTCAGGGCTCTTCGTTTCTCACGCCGGGGTCGTCGACCGGGATGGTTCGTTTCGGCAAGGCGGGGGGTTTCAAAAAgtcgggcgtcggcggcgtcaagaGCGGATTGGGCCCCGGACAGACGTCCTTGTTCGGGTTCTTCaagacgcccgcgccggcggcggaccagGAGCGACCTCGGGCTGTCAACACGCCGACCACGGGCGACTTCATCGCCATGTGA